A window of the Numenius arquata unplaced genomic scaffold, bNumArq3.hap1.1 HAP1_SCAFFOLD_1190, whole genome shotgun sequence genome harbors these coding sequences:
- the GPR152 gene encoding LOW QUALITY PROTEIN: probable G-protein coupled receptor 152 (The sequence of the model RefSeq protein was modified relative to this genomic sequence to represent the inferred CDS: inserted 1 base in 1 codon; deleted 1 base in 1 codon; substituted 2 bases at 2 genomic stop codons): MEPLNATLPPTLSPLPPTLMRDGQLLVACAALGLPANAFTLWLTGWRLXCRGLATFIFSLATSDFXFLANSLLQIWSVAHGHQWLLGTHLCRLHKFLYGLGYYSGLFLLATISLDRCLLVATRLWYRCHQPTRLPAVLCVGSWLVAGRCSLPDMALSVAEEVMPGVVVCHSQKGSWEVPMRWPEVAMEGLLPFSVVVTCHGAALVLARCRRGQGGRPPARLQHILVATLSAXVLLHLPFQVTQVLQLVVPKPPSHLLYLLGLALNLGSCLNPWLYLLLGTCACHHLARLPPAVLACLAPTTLAHVPPATGTPGPPTTVSSVPPTAITSVPPATITPVPPSPVTPVPPTAITSVPFTTFAHMPPSPVTPVPPTAITPVPPTAVTHPPAEAPMVSPPATP, encoded by the exons ATGGAGCCATTGAACGCCACGCTGCCCCCCACgctgtccccactgccccccacccTGATGCGGGACGGCCAGCTGCTGGTGGCCTGCGCGGCACTGGGGTTGCCGGCCAACGCCTTCACCCTCTGGCTAACGGGCTGGCGCCTGTGATGCCGGGGACTGGCCACCTTCATCTTCAGCCTGGCCACCTCCGACT TCTTCCTGGCCAACTCCCTCCTGCAAATCTGGTCGGTGGCC CACGGCCACCAGTGGCTGCTGGGCACCCACCTCTGCCGCCTCCACAAGTTCCTCTACGGTTTGGGCTACTACAGCGGGCTCTTCTTGTTGGCCACCATCAGCCTGGACCGGTGCCTGTTGGTGGCCACCCGGCTCTGGTACCGGTGCCACCAGCCGACCCGTTTACCGGCGGTTTTGTGTGTGGGCTCCTGGCTAGTGGCGGGGCGTTGCAGCTTGCCCGACATGGCGTTGTCGGTAGCCGAAGAGGTGATGCCCGGTGTGGTGGTGTGCCACAGCCAGAAGGGGAGCTGGGAGGTCCCCATGCGGTGGCCGGAGGTGGCAATGGAAGGGCTACTGCCCTTCAGCGTGGTGGTGACGTGCCACGGAGCCGCCCTGGTGCTGGCCCGGTGCCGGCGTGGCCAAGGTGGCCGCCCGCCGGCCCGTCTCCAGCACATCTTGGTGGCCACGCTGAGCGCCTAGGTGCTGCTGCATCTGCCCTTCCAGGTCACCCAGGTCCTGCAGCTGGTTGTCCCCAAGCCACCGAGCCACCTCCTCTacctgctggggctggccctCAACCTGGGCAGTTGCCTCAACCCCTGGCTCTACCTGCTGCTGGGCACCTGCGCCTGCCACCACCTCGCCCGCCTGCCACCGGCCGTCCTGGCCTGCCTGGCACCCACCACCCTCGCCCACGTGCCACCGGCCACCGGCACCCCTGGGCCACCCACCACTGTCAGCTCTGTGCCACCCACTGCCATCACCTC TGTGCCACCTGCCACCATCACCCCTGTGCCACCCTCTCCTGTCACCCCTGTGCCACCCACTGCCATCACTTCTGTGCCATTCACCACCTTTGCCCACATGCCACCCTCCCCTGTCACCCCTGTGCCACCCACTGCCATCACCCCTGTGCCACCCACTGCTGTCACCCACCCACCAGCCGAAGCACCCATGGTGTCCCCACCGGCAACTCCATGA